In Acidobacteriota bacterium, the following proteins share a genomic window:
- a CDS encoding phospholipid carrier-dependent glycosyltransferase: MNGKKNPKPGERHSAPGLRPATLAAAATLGGLAVSLALAYASDGAYHDDDICHYLFARDAWTDPNALLHWWARPGYNFPAALAARFFGLAGCRILSGLMTAAVAWLAWLIARRLVDDRRAAALAPALVWLQPLALTLSFTTLTETPAALYLTAGTWLFLRGNRVAGCGVLSLLFVTRLETLALAPLPLLLFALVDAAEPAGRAGRRPGKGPATEFPPGAAFPRPGALVRSLLGAPRNWACGAVLMWAPVAWCLASAALRLDPGSSVLHLFSRPYSSEYGSGPAWHFLGVWPEAASYGLAALAVTGAFAAGRRGLLASIPAGAFLALQSLLFALGIFASGGYARFMVTLAGLVGALASAGLAAGLGAAPGRARAILGPAALAALVVATALVRPLAHPAALVALAALSLAYGLWAAWAALPFRRRLTRAFTVACAGLALFQSALMVRPLNLGDSPLSSLIRDGSRVAVTPRLSGRALLTQHVAAVYIRRNGTVYAYSNPDARARWEAAPPGTLFLWDNKYCYKKHTAADLEESRDLWKALYRQGRVLYTGRREGWAVVLFEKRGPGSAAGPEAPPLESFSTPWP; this comes from the coding sequence GTGAACGGCAAGAAAAACCCCAAACCCGGTGAAAGACACTCAGCACCCGGCCTTCGCCCCGCAACCCTGGCCGCGGCGGCGACCCTCGGCGGGCTGGCGGTCTCCCTGGCGCTGGCGTACGCCAGTGACGGGGCCTACCACGACGACGACATCTGCCACTACCTTTTCGCCCGGGACGCCTGGACGGACCCCAACGCCCTGCTCCACTGGTGGGCCCGCCCCGGTTACAACTTCCCGGCCGCGCTGGCGGCCCGGTTCTTCGGGTTGGCGGGCTGCCGGATCCTGAGCGGCCTCATGACCGCCGCCGTCGCCTGGCTCGCCTGGCTGATCGCCCGTCGTCTCGTCGACGACCGGCGCGCGGCCGCCCTGGCGCCCGCCCTGGTGTGGCTCCAACCCCTTGCCCTGACCCTCAGTTTTACCACCCTGACCGAGACCCCCGCCGCCCTCTACCTCACGGCCGGGACCTGGCTCTTCCTGCGCGGGAACCGGGTCGCCGGGTGCGGGGTGCTGAGCCTCCTCTTCGTCACGCGCCTGGAAACCCTGGCCCTGGCGCCCCTGCCCCTGCTGCTCTTCGCCCTCGTGGACGCGGCGGAGCCGGCCGGGCGGGCGGGACGCCGACCCGGCAAGGGCCCGGCCACGGAATTTCCCCCGGGCGCGGCGTTTCCCCGGCCGGGGGCCCTCGTGCGCAGCCTGCTGGGAGCGCCCCGGAACTGGGCCTGCGGCGCCGTGCTGATGTGGGCGCCCGTGGCCTGGTGCCTGGCCTCCGCGGCACTGAGGCTCGACCCCGGCAGTTCCGTGCTCCACCTCTTCAGCCGCCCCTACTCCTCGGAGTACGGCAGCGGGCCCGCCTGGCATTTCCTCGGGGTGTGGCCCGAAGCCGCCTCCTACGGCCTCGCCGCACTGGCGGTGACGGGAGCCTTCGCCGCGGGCCGGCGGGGGCTGCTCGCCTCCATCCCGGCGGGCGCCTTTCTCGCCCTCCAGTCGCTCCTCTTCGCCCTGGGAATCTTCGCCTCCGGGGGCTACGCCCGTTTCATGGTGACCCTGGCCGGCCTCGTGGGCGCCCTGGCGTCCGCCGGTCTCGCCGCGGGCCTCGGCGCAGCCCCCGGCCGCGCCCGGGCGATCCTGGGACCGGCCGCGCTGGCGGCGCTGGTCGTCGCCACGGCCCTCGTCCGCCCCCTGGCCCACCCCGCGGCCCTGGTCGCGCTGGCGGCGCTGAGCCTGGCCTACGGTCTCTGGGCGGCTTGGGCGGCCCTGCCCTTCCGGAGGCGGCTGACCCGCGCCTTCACCGTCGCCTGCGCGGGGCTGGCCCTGTTTCAGTCAGCGCTCATGGTGCGCCCCCTCAACCTGGGGGACAGCCCCCTGAGCTCGCTGATCCGGGACGGGTCCCGGGTGGCGGTCACCCCCCGGCTTTCGGGCCGAGCCCTCCTCACCCAGCACGTGGCCGCCGTCTACATCCGGCGGAACGGAACGGTTTACGCCTACTCGAACCCGGACGCCCGGGCCCGGTGGGAAGCCGCCCCACCCGGCACCCTCTTCCTCTGGGACAACAAGTACTGTTACAAGAAACACACCGCCGCGGACCTGGAAGAATCCCGGGATCTCTGGAAGGCGCTGTACCGACAGGGGCGGGTCCTCTACACCGGACGCCGGGAGGGGTGGGCCGTCGTCCTCTTTGAGAAGCGGGGGCCGGGGAGCGCAGCGGGGCCTGAAGCCCCCCCCCTCGAAAGCTTCTCCACGCCCTGGCCCTGA
- the larB gene encoding nickel pincer cofactor biosynthesis protein LarB, giving the protein MDATDLRKLLESVAGGGTDVEAALDRLRHLPFEDIGCARVDHHRSLRNGFPEVIFGRGKSAEQVEAIAGRILDRSANLLVTHAGPGVYERLTARFTGLEYHPDSRCITRQTDFTDYGEGVVLVITAGTADIPVAEEARLTAKIMGNRVDFVTDVGVAGIHRLLDVRDKIFGARAIVAVAGMEGALPSVVGGLASCPVIAVPTSVGYGASFGGVAALLGMLNSCASNVVVVNIDNGFGAGYTAALINRRRAV; this is encoded by the coding sequence ATGGACGCCACCGACCTTCGCAAACTTCTCGAGTCCGTCGCCGGCGGCGGCACGGACGTCGAGGCGGCCCTCGACCGACTGCGCCACCTCCCCTTCGAGGACATCGGCTGTGCCCGCGTGGACCATCACCGGTCGCTCCGGAACGGTTTCCCCGAGGTGATCTTCGGCCGCGGCAAGTCCGCGGAGCAGGTGGAGGCCATCGCCGGGCGGATCCTGGACCGGTCGGCCAACCTCCTCGTGACCCACGCCGGACCGGGGGTTTACGAGCGGTTGACAGCCCGGTTCACCGGGCTGGAGTACCACCCCGACTCCCGCTGCATCACCCGGCAGACCGACTTCACGGACTACGGGGAGGGGGTCGTCCTCGTCATCACCGCCGGGACCGCCGACATCCCCGTGGCGGAGGAGGCCCGGCTCACGGCCAAGATCATGGGAAACCGGGTGGACTTCGTCACCGACGTGGGCGTGGCCGGCATCCACCGGCTTCTGGACGTCCGGGACAAGATCTTCGGCGCCCGCGCCATCGTGGCGGTGGCCGGGATGGAGGGGGCCCTCCCCAGCGTCGTCGGGGGCCTGGCCTCCTGCCCCGTGATCGCCGTCCCCACCAGCGTGGGCTACGGCGCTTCCTTCGGCGGGGTCGCCGCCCTCCTGGGCATGCTCAACTCCTGTGCGTCCAACGTGGTGGTGGTGAACATCGACAACGGCTTCGGCGCCGGTTACACCGCGGCCCTGATCAACCGGAGGAGAGCTGTTTAG
- a CDS encoding ABC transporter ATP-binding protein encodes MKPVIEIRDAGKKYNVYKRPTDRLKEMACLGRLHRHQELWALRGVSLSVTPGETLGFVGSNGAGKSTLLKLITGISRPSEGDITVRGRISALMELGAGFHTEFTGRENIYMNCSILGMSRKEIDERLDDIIAFSELGEFIDRPIRIYSTGMFMRLGFSVAVFTEPDILIIDEILAVGDEYFQSKCFRKIREFRDKGKTILFVSHSINSVRGLCRRALWLDGGRVVADGDSVDVTNRYLNFQRRRIGERMILDGAAVEYLREDLPGPGETETAEAPGPGAPAPGAAAEPPAEAPRDTRSEPLPEPQPAPEAAPSLSTSGTERASERAEGRPVPCPRTGTREGEIWKVEFLDAEGKVRTAFEHGEPLVVRLHFRSNGRVPNPNMGVSIWRNDGILAYGTSSAKDGASLPELPPEGYLDFILDDCTLMSGEYEVSVAIFCPDDIHPYDFHDRLYPLQVMASRRDEGVLWTPHRYRYVLDRGRRVIEHVAGRHPVPAMTNTATAASGRLETEAGEP; translated from the coding sequence ATGAAACCTGTCATCGAAATCCGCGACGCCGGCAAGAAGTACAACGTGTACAAGCGCCCCACCGACCGGCTCAAGGAGATGGCCTGCCTTGGCCGGCTCCACCGTCACCAGGAACTGTGGGCCCTGCGAGGGGTCAGCCTGAGCGTGACGCCCGGGGAGACCCTCGGCTTCGTCGGGAGCAACGGGGCCGGGAAGAGCACCCTGCTCAAGCTCATCACGGGGATTTCCCGCCCCTCCGAGGGCGACATCACCGTGCGGGGCCGGATCTCCGCCCTCATGGAACTGGGGGCCGGCTTTCACACGGAGTTCACCGGCCGAGAGAACATCTACATGAACTGCTCGATCCTGGGGATGAGCCGGAAAGAGATCGACGAACGCCTCGACGACATCATCGCGTTCTCCGAGCTGGGCGAGTTCATCGACCGCCCCATCCGGATCTACTCCACCGGGATGTTCATGCGGCTCGGGTTCTCCGTGGCGGTCTTCACCGAGCCCGACATCCTCATCATCGACGAGATCCTCGCCGTGGGCGACGAGTACTTCCAGAGCAAGTGTTTCCGCAAGATCCGGGAGTTCAGGGACAAGGGGAAGACCATCCTCTTCGTGTCCCACTCCATCAACTCCGTGCGCGGGCTCTGCCGCCGGGCCCTCTGGCTGGACGGCGGACGGGTCGTGGCCGACGGCGACAGCGTGGACGTCACCAACCGGTACCTCAACTTCCAGCGCCGCCGCATCGGCGAGCGCATGATCCTGGACGGGGCCGCCGTCGAGTACCTGCGGGAGGATCTTCCCGGCCCCGGCGAGACGGAAACGGCCGAGGCACCCGGGCCCGGGGCCCCCGCCCCCGGGGCGGCCGCCGAACCTCCGGCCGAGGCGCCGCGCGACACCCGCAGCGAGCCCCTCCCGGAGCCGCAACCCGCCCCGGAGGCGGCCCCTTCCCTTTCCACGTCCGGGACGGAGCGCGCGTCGGAACGGGCCGAAGGGCGGCCGGTGCCCTGCCCCCGCACGGGGACCCGGGAGGGCGAGATCTGGAAAGTGGAGTTCCTGGACGCCGAGGGGAAGGTCCGGACGGCTTTCGAACACGGGGAGCCCCTCGTCGTCCGCCTGCATTTCCGGTCGAACGGCCGGGTCCCCAACCCCAACATGGGGGTGTCCATCTGGCGCAACGACGGGATCCTGGCCTACGGCACCTCCTCCGCCAAGGACGGGGCCAGCCTCCCCGAACTCCCGCCGGAGGGGTACCTCGACTTCATTCTGGACGACTGCACCCTGATGAGCGGCGAGTACGAGGTTTCGGTAGCGATCTTCTGCCCGGACGACATCCACCCCTACGATTTTCACGATCGGCTCTACCCGCTGCAGGTCATGGCCTCCCGGCGGGACGAGGGCGTGCTCTGGACCCCCCACCGGTACCGCTACGTGCTGGACCGGGGCCGCCGGGTGATCGAGCACGTCGCCGGGCGCCACCCCGTGCCCGCCATGACCAACACCGCGACGGCCGCGAGCGGCCGCCTCGAGACCGAAGCCGGAGAACCCTGA
- a CDS encoding isoprenylcysteine carboxylmethyltransferase family protein encodes MKRRLLQRIRVPLGTLAAVFYFCFARPDAAWLAAGLSPLLAGVSLRLWAAGHIRKNEDLARSGPYRFTRNPLYLGSLLMGVGLGIQSGIWWLAPAFLPLFLLVYLAVMKQEEKDLENHFGERFRDYRGRVPLFLPRPGRALPPAEGAFSITRAWKNREYNALLGTLAAEGALLAKAAWPSVHLFR; translated from the coding sequence ATGAAACGGCGCCTGCTGCAACGGATTCGGGTCCCCCTGGGGACGCTCGCCGCCGTGTTCTATTTCTGCTTCGCCCGCCCCGACGCCGCCTGGTTGGCGGCCGGGCTGTCCCCTCTCCTGGCCGGGGTTTCCCTGCGCCTGTGGGCCGCGGGGCACATCCGCAAGAACGAAGACCTCGCCCGCAGCGGCCCCTACCGGTTCACCCGCAACCCCCTCTACCTCGGCAGCCTCCTGATGGGCGTGGGGCTCGGCATCCAGAGCGGGATCTGGTGGCTGGCCCCGGCCTTCCTCCCCCTCTTCCTGCTGGTTTACCTCGCCGTGATGAAGCAGGAGGAGAAGGACCTCGAAAACCACTTCGGGGAACGCTTCCGGGACTACCGCGGCCGCGTCCCCCTCTTCCTCCCCCGGCCGGGCCGGGCACTGCCGCCCGCAGAGGGCGCCTTCTCCATCACCCGGGCCTGGAAAAACCGCGAGTACAACGCCCTCCTGGGGACGCTGGCCGCCGAGGGCGCCCTCCTCGCCAAGGCCGCCTGGCCCTCCGTCCATCTCTTCCGGTGA
- a CDS encoding glycosyltransferase family 9 protein, with the protein MPLPTETPRSILIVKLSAIGDTLHAVPAVAALREAFPAATITWCVEKRCATLVRCLACVDRVLELDTRSWRRGRKLRGEGGLVPFLRDLRATRADVAFDFQGLLKSAAVTRLSGAPLRIGWARPLLREKAAVAGYNHRVGEVPPHTHVIEICSRLLSPLGIDTAPRRFPFRFPGEASRRAGEMLGALGPRPFVILNPGGGWPTKRWAPERFGALALRVDRELGLTPVVTLGPGEEPLAEAVRRTAPSTRVLAPGLPEFALLCGKAAAVVAGDTGPMHLASAAGAPVVGIFGPTDPRRNGPFGERAVVVSRGLPCQGCHHRKCSDGRCMDIPVEDVYNGLLACLGPPPGHAAKG; encoded by the coding sequence ATGCCCCTTCCGACTGAAACACCGCGGTCCATCCTCATCGTGAAGCTGAGCGCCATCGGGGACACCCTCCACGCCGTGCCCGCCGTGGCCGCCCTGCGGGAAGCCTTCCCCGCCGCGACGATCACCTGGTGCGTCGAGAAGCGCTGCGCGACCCTGGTTCGGTGCCTGGCGTGCGTGGACCGGGTGCTGGAACTGGACACGCGGTCCTGGCGCCGGGGCCGTAAGCTCCGGGGCGAGGGGGGGCTCGTCCCCTTCCTCCGGGACTTGCGCGCCACCCGCGCCGACGTGGCCTTCGACTTCCAGGGCCTCCTCAAGTCGGCGGCGGTGACCCGGCTGTCCGGGGCCCCGCTGCGCATCGGATGGGCACGGCCCCTCCTGAGGGAGAAAGCCGCCGTGGCCGGCTACAACCACCGCGTGGGCGAGGTCCCCCCGCACACCCACGTCATCGAGATCTGCTCCCGGCTCCTCTCGCCCCTGGGCATCGACACGGCCCCCCGGCGGTTCCCCTTCCGCTTCCCCGGGGAGGCTTCCCGCCGGGCGGGCGAGATGCTCGGGGCCCTGGGGCCCCGCCCCTTCGTGATCCTCAACCCGGGCGGGGGCTGGCCCACGAAACGGTGGGCCCCGGAGCGCTTCGGGGCCCTGGCCCTCCGGGTGGATCGCGAACTGGGCTTGACCCCCGTGGTCACCCTCGGGCCGGGGGAGGAACCCTTGGCGGAAGCCGTCCGGCGAACGGCCCCGTCGACCCGGGTCCTGGCGCCGGGCCTGCCCGAGTTCGCGCTGCTTTGCGGGAAGGCCGCGGCCGTGGTGGCGGGCGACACGGGGCCCATGCACCTCGCTTCCGCCGCGGGGGCCCCCGTGGTGGGGATTTTTGGCCCGACGGACCCCCGCCGCAACGGCCCCTTCGGGGAGCGCGCCGTCGTGGTTTCGCGCGGGCTCCCCTGCCAGGGCTGCCACCATCGGAAATGCTCCGACGGCCGGTGTATGGACATTCCCGTCGAGGACGTTTACAATGGCCTGCTCGCCTGCCTCGGCCCGCCGCCGGGTCACGCGGCGAAAGGATGA
- a CDS encoding adenylyltransferase/cytidyltransferase family protein, producing MEGKLRTREELAGIVRREQAAGRVVVFANGCFDLLHVGHIRYLAAAKALGDLLVVGINGDASVRAIKGADRPLMPGDERAEIVAAIESVDWVTLFDEPDVKAILLELRPDIHAKGTDYTPETVPEREVVRSYGGRVCIAGDPKDHATRDLIARIRTIHAPSD from the coding sequence ATGGAGGGAAAACTGCGCACCCGTGAAGAACTCGCCGGGATCGTCCGCCGGGAGCAGGCGGCCGGGCGGGTCGTGGTCTTCGCCAACGGCTGCTTCGACCTGCTCCACGTCGGCCACATCCGTTACCTCGCCGCCGCGAAGGCCCTCGGCGACCTCCTGGTGGTGGGCATCAACGGGGACGCGAGCGTCCGGGCCATCAAGGGCGCCGACCGCCCCCTCATGCCCGGCGACGAGCGGGCCGAAATCGTGGCCGCCATCGAATCGGTGGACTGGGTGACCCTCTTCGACGAACCGGACGTGAAGGCCATCCTCCTGGAACTCCGGCCCGACATCCACGCCAAGGGGACCGACTACACGCCCGAGACGGTCCCGGAGCGGGAGGTGGTCCGCTCTTACGGCGGCCGCGTCTGCATCGCCGGCGACCCCAAGGACCACGCCACCCGGGACCTCATCGCCCGGATCCGGACGATCCATGCCCCTTCCGACTGA
- a CDS encoding HAD family hydrolase: MSKAVFLDRDGTLCADKVYLSDPQGLEPLPGVFPALESLQRGGFRLVVVTNQSGVARGLIPPGSLEAVHRELHRIFGERGVRFEAIYVCPHLPGGAVAEYSIGCDCRKPSPGLLLQAAEDLGIDLRRSFMVGDQGHDVEAGKRAGCRTVRLDLSGSGKGEATGAPPAPDFEAASWESAARWILSQEDE, translated from the coding sequence ATGTCGAAAGCCGTTTTCCTGGACCGGGACGGGACCCTTTGCGCGGACAAGGTCTACCTGTCGGACCCGCAGGGCCTCGAACCCCTCCCCGGCGTTTTCCCCGCCCTCGAATCCCTTCAGCGGGGCGGTTTTCGACTGGTCGTGGTGACCAACCAGTCCGGGGTGGCACGCGGCCTGATCCCGCCCGGGTCCCTGGAAGCGGTGCACCGGGAACTCCACCGGATCTTCGGCGAGCGGGGGGTGCGTTTCGAGGCGATCTACGTCTGCCCCCACCTGCCCGGGGGGGCCGTGGCAGAGTACAGCATCGGGTGCGACTGCCGCAAACCCTCGCCCGGCCTTCTCCTGCAGGCAGCCGAGGACCTCGGCATCGACCTGCGGCGCTCCTTCATGGTGGGCGACCAGGGACACGACGTCGAGGCCGGGAAGCGGGCGGGGTGCCGGACCGTGCGGCTCGACCTCTCCGGCAGCGGGAAGGGGGAGGCGACGGGGGCGCCACCGGCCCCCGACTTCGAGGCGGCGTCCTGGGAAAGCGCCGCCCGGTGGATCCTGTCCCAGGAGGACGAATGA
- the recO gene encoding DNA repair protein RecO, producing the protein MAVSPVQDEAVVLKIYDYGEADGIAVLLSRAHGKVRALARGFRKPKFRSVSPFTPFSTLEVKLRPAAPERLWSILEVTVLDGGGAGTMDLEAFALRSYAAEILLHTEMDTASGERFFRLFRAVSAVCDARPPLLLPLLYFQVWALKLEGILPDPSACGSCGAVFSPDYPPAGYLPSAASFVCPACREAPRPAGAGCSPVSGSVRGEGRRPATGPAASPEDAREWFALLAEILVSHPANLRGTFPCAALGKAAAEGFNEVLSEFLGRKARSFPYLLGFLGDPCLPGDFRSS; encoded by the coding sequence ATGGCGGTGAGTCCGGTCCAGGACGAGGCGGTTGTCCTGAAGATCTACGATTACGGGGAGGCCGACGGCATCGCCGTGCTCCTCTCCCGTGCCCACGGCAAGGTGCGGGCGCTCGCGAGGGGGTTCCGGAAACCGAAGTTTCGCTCCGTCTCCCCCTTCACCCCCTTCTCCACCCTGGAAGTCAAGCTGAGGCCCGCGGCCCCGGAACGGCTCTGGTCCATCCTGGAGGTCACGGTGCTCGACGGGGGAGGGGCCGGGACGATGGATCTCGAAGCTTTCGCCCTCCGGTCCTACGCCGCCGAAATCCTCCTCCACACCGAGATGGACACCGCGTCCGGCGAGCGCTTCTTCCGGCTTTTCCGGGCGGTTTCCGCGGTGTGCGACGCCCGGCCCCCGCTCCTGCTGCCGTTGCTCTACTTCCAGGTCTGGGCCCTCAAGCTCGAGGGCATCCTGCCGGACCCCTCCGCCTGCGGCTCCTGCGGCGCGGTTTTTTCGCCCGATTACCCGCCGGCCGGGTACCTTCCCTCCGCCGCGAGCTTCGTCTGCCCGGCCTGCCGGGAGGCGCCCCGCCCGGCCGGCGCCGGTTGTTCCCCGGTGTCCGGGTCCGTTCGCGGGGAGGGACGGCGGCCGGCGACGGGGCCCGCGGCTTCCCCGGAAGACGCCCGGGAGTGGTTCGCCCTGTTGGCCGAAATCCTGGTTTCCCACCCGGCAAACCTCCGTGGAACCTTCCCCTGCGCCGCCCTGGGCAAGGCGGCGGCGGAGGGGTTCAACGAGGTGCTGAGCGAGTTCCTCGGGCGAAAGGCGCGGAGTTTTCCTTACCTCCTCGGGTTTCTCGGGGACCCTTGTCTTCCCGGGGACTTCCGGAGTTCTTAA
- a CDS encoding glycosyltransferase family 4 protein, whose amino-acid sequence MKILLVYSHIPHHSSHSGYDMLARHIPFSSQYQPGKIFRWLSSKNPDKFKRFKAIHSNWYHFNHFSMEMELSFRINLVNRTIVHFLYGENNFRYMARFPILRGNRTVVSFHQPPGKFLEVIPDHKGIFRADAIVAVGSSQMDFFRKLSKRDNIFLVPHGIDTDYFTPPAQREDDGVLRCISVGWWLRDVDKIRSVIKTLGQIRNSRVEFHIVTFPWCHEFYAGLENVHLHSDISDDALRDLYRKSHLLFLPLKDCTANNAVLEAMACALPVLTTDVGSIRDYVGEDNAVIAPADTEEPLLDALLEFQKDPARLKAMGEASRVRAEKFAWPVVGRQMMDVYRKIG is encoded by the coding sequence ATGAAGATACTGCTCGTCTATTCCCATATCCCGCATCATTCGTCCCACTCCGGGTACGACATGCTGGCCCGGCACATCCCCTTCTCGTCCCAGTACCAACCGGGGAAGATCTTCCGGTGGCTGTCGTCGAAGAACCCCGACAAGTTCAAGCGCTTCAAGGCGATCCACTCCAACTGGTACCATTTCAACCACTTCTCGATGGAGATGGAACTCTCGTTCCGCATCAACCTGGTCAACCGGACCATCGTGCACTTCCTTTACGGCGAGAACAATTTCCGGTACATGGCCCGCTTCCCCATCCTCCGCGGGAACCGGACCGTGGTCTCCTTCCACCAGCCGCCCGGGAAGTTCCTGGAGGTGATCCCCGATCACAAGGGCATCTTCCGGGCCGACGCCATCGTGGCGGTGGGAAGCAGCCAGATGGACTTCTTCCGGAAGCTCTCGAAGCGGGACAACATTTTCCTGGTGCCCCACGGCATCGACACCGACTACTTCACCCCGCCCGCACAGCGCGAAGACGACGGGGTCCTCCGGTGCATCTCGGTGGGGTGGTGGCTCCGGGACGTGGACAAGATCCGCTCGGTCATCAAGACCCTCGGCCAGATCCGGAACAGCCGGGTGGAGTTTCACATCGTGACCTTCCCGTGGTGCCACGAGTTCTACGCGGGCCTCGAGAACGTCCATCTGCACTCGGACATCTCGGACGACGCGCTGCGTGACCTCTACCGGAAGAGTCACCTCCTTTTCCTCCCGCTCAAGGATTGCACGGCGAACAACGCCGTCCTGGAAGCCATGGCGTGCGCTTTGCCGGTGCTGACCACCGACGTGGGGTCCATCCGGGATTACGTCGGCGAGGACAACGCGGTGATCGCTCCGGCCGACACCGAGGAGCCCCTCCTCGACGCCCTGCTGGAGTTCCAGAAGGACCCCGCGCGGCTCAAGGCGATGGGCGAGGCCTCCCGGGTGCGCGCGGAGAAGTTCGCCTGGCCCGTGGTGGGGCGGCAGATGATGGACGTCTACCGGAAGATCGGCTGA